The DNA segment CAGCGCTGTCAGAGCCAATCGAACTGCAGAGAGACAGTCAGTCAACAAACTGTTTAAAGATGGATAAGACAGATATCAGCTGACGAATTAAGAGTTCATTTAgacattattttgtattacaaatgttatatttaaatatgcaaatgacacattatttaattaaatatgcactcatttgcatactTTTCCAGAACCAAACACTGGATAAACCCAGGttcaaaattaatgtttcattttgacaACATGAGTGATTTTGGATCTCTTTTAATCTCCtcacaaatcagaaaatataacaatcagaaaaaaagtacattttcatcgtattttaaaaagtaaaatgttatataGATCAcgcaaatgatatatgaacaaaccccttaGTAAAAACAATCAGAATACAGATAACCTATTAgaatgcaaatagaaaaaaaaaaacagtaaagtttgatgtaagtgctgctgaaatggggaaaaactcattttgagacaCTGCCTTTAAAGATAAgtattgcatttaaaatcatcAGATAGATAAACTGCcatgcaataaacatttaaatgtgtattttagatgCTTTCTATCCACTAGTCTAACAAAAGACAAGTTGTGGATGCATAACAGCTCAAAATTGCATGAAAAAACTATGGTTATGTCTTGACATTAAAAAGGTCTTGAGCTAGAATTGTTCTGATTAATCAGCTGTAGGATGAGTCATCAGCTGTTATCTATCTCAGAAAATCAAGAATGCGCTTCCTCATTTCAGCCATGCGTGTCCTGTAACACGCAAACAGCTGACAAACAGCTCTACATGATGCATTTGATTGGGACAGGCTGGTTTGACACCTCCAGCTGAAATCCACAGCACATGACTCCAATCCTCAGAGAGTTAGGGCACAACAATAACCTCAATCCTCTGTGACGAGAGCTGCTTTCTGCACTCGTGACGGCTGTTGAGATTCAATGCTGGCAGAACCAGTCTGTGTAGCCAATTTCAGTCCAATTCAACTTGAAAAACTCAAATTGTTGGGACATGAACTCTTTATGGGTATGTAGACATCAGCTCAGTGTAAACAGTACAAATCATCCAGAATATGAGAAACTATGAGCTGCATTACAGATCTAAGAGTTTGAGCTGATACAAATACATTAGAGCTCTAAGAGGTGTTGATAAACTTCAGATCGGTTCAGGCGAGCACTAGTCGTCTGATTTGACAGTGATTCAGTGCATGTGTAACCCTGCAATGTGACTGTAATGTACTCACTGTTGTATTTCAGCGGTGTGGTTATGGTGATCACGACAAAGAATACAAAGGCCGTAAAGCCGAAGCCCATACAGAACAGCTCTGAGAAAACACAGAAATAGACATTTTAATAGTAACAACAGGTGTGTCTACATGCAATAATTTCCGTCAGTCTGAATCAGTGTTACTTTACTATCACTACTATtatgttattatagttattaatattttgaataacatttattacagtttacaaagtttttatttttacattttccattttattttgattttagataaagttttagtaattttgtcactttttgtaatatttattagcttttgattttttttttttaatgtctacatattttttaatcGTTGAAagtaaagttaaattaaaactaaatgaagaTGAGAAATTTTGTCTTGgtaacaagctgaaataaaataagttttttattttgtttttatattataatttagttaatatttatttaatttattttttataacatttatttcatttcaacaccgactttttaaaaacttttatttaatattttgaaatgttttatttatatttttagttttcatttcaattttagtttgttttaataattttgttgttttttttttgtcatttttattagttttagttttttttatacacatctatatatatatatattttaatttatttcagttttagttattttagtatattgagttaaactaaatgaaaatgagaaatgttgctttggcaactagctggaataaaataagtttttaaaaatattaatgtttattttatttcaagtaacaaatcaATATGAAAATTCATTGTTTGTAGTTCTTGTAGATCTTCAATGAGTTTAACAAGGCTCCAAATATAAACaggtcatataattaaaaatctaaattaaataaactatttcgAAGCTGCCAAAAAGACCATTTACTGAAACTAAGGTgcacaaattatttgttttaaacgtCACTGTATTTTTAAGCGTCACATAATTATAATTCACATGTTCACACAGAAGGCTTTAAAAACACAGCtgcaaaaaaaacttgaaatggtCATAAAACACTGTCAGACTGTTTGCTGTGCAAGAGGCCTTGACTAACATTGCAAGTGGACATCAAGAAAGAAACgaatgatatgacccctttaaaaacagcaCTGATGCAACTATATCATCTGTTCACCTCTGACTCTCTAAAGCTCTGGCAAAGACTTTCCCAAACCTAAAATACTTGGGGCATATTTAGTAGACCGGCAGTTATTAATAGCAGTAACATGGTGTGTTTCTaagaaaagcaagaaaaacaTCTCTCACCACATTTGAAGAAGCGGTgtcccacaaaacacacaaacagcccAGCCAAACCAATCACAGTGAAAAACACTTTAGTAGACACTCTCCCtgagaaaatgagaaagaaaatacCACATCAAACCTGTCACAGAAACTGTTCAAAAGCTACAGACAAAACATCTTTTCAAGTAGGATTTAAATGACCTCATATATGAAAGGTATTTCTGAGATTAGGAATCAAATAACGCAGCATTCATTTAGATTTTCTTCCATCTTCTCACCTAAATCGCTGCATCCGTCCAGCGTGGAGCTGAAGCTGCAGGCGTACGTGTGGACGGGGATGTAGGACGCTGACGTGTTCAACACTGGATCTCTCACGATCACAGAGAAAATCACACCCTGACCGGGCAGAGAGCTGAAGGAGAACTGCGTCCGGTCATGAGAGGTTAAAGACATCACCTGAaagagtgaaattaaatgataaacTAAGGGTGTTTTCAGACCTGTAAATCGTTTGCTTTGCTTGGAAACAGGGACTTACTTTACATATATTGAATGTATATTTGATATACTTTTGGAATGTTTGAGTATGTAAATGTTAGGAGAGTTTAACTTTATCAACGGGTATATACAGTGCGTAacaaatttattagaccaccAGCACCCAATGTAAGGCTTGTGCCACAGCTACCCTAAACTAACAATATTTGTgattacaaaaatcatttttgattgTTCTGTAATGGTTAATCCACCAGTATGTGTAAGCTCTTTAGTCACAGTAGTCTTCAGATGCTCAAATGTAACTGGgcatcttaataaaaaaataataataatgaaatgcttTACTATTCCTTCTACCTTTGTTTTAAAACAGTATAACATAAAtggataataacaataattatattttagcattaggAGTAATACCGTGGCTAAAGAGCTTACACATactgatatttataaaatataatatataaaatatattatatatatataaaatattatatatatatatatatatatatataaaaaaagtgtaacaaaaaataaaaatatataaatttttccccaaaaatatgggtcaaagacgaaaaagtgtttaagcataaaaaaagtgtaatactgctttaaactgttgtagtttttccccccaaaaatgcaaaaagttttctgtttaatttaattgcaattttgtttttgtttttccgagcaaaaaattaaaatcatacatttttccctgatttacagaagacacccagtaaaatgtcattcagtgtaacaatcttgtcaggcatatttacaacaaaaatcaatttattacttattaaaatactaattacTTTCATCCCAAATATTAATtagttgtaattttttaaattagccaCTATCTTAGGTTTTGCCCAGTTGTCAGAAAGAatcttttactcatttaaaacaccATAAAATGTAATATCCTCCCttgttcttttatatattttaatatgtaaacgtcagaataagcatggtGTTTGAATTTTTTGcgtaaatattgtgttacactgaatgacagtgtaacattatttcaaccaaattttgacattttattctccaaaaacttatttgaaaccttaaaccttaaaagtagacattttactcacatttaatgtgctttctatggatatatatatatatattttaatgtatgcatatgttatatatatatatatatatatatgtatatatatatatatatatacatatatatatatatatatatatgtatgtttccacttatatattatatttttggattgtttgagtatatgtatgttttattatgcaTATGTTAAGAGAGTTCAGGCGATCTTGAACCGATTGTTTTGGTGCAGAtccgagtgtgagtgtgtgttcataTATGCCCAAACCAACCAAACTAAGGGCCATGAAACAAACATTGTAAACTCACTAAAAAAGATACCAGCTACTACAGATAGTAGAAAGTGGTAGGGAAGGACAGAGAGAGATTTCACACACCTTCCTGCTGTTGTCCTGCACGTTCTGCACATTGGCCACTCTCTCCAAACTGCTGATCAGACTCTGCTCCGACAGGTCGCCCTCCGGCAGGAAGTACTGATACACCTCATAAACCAATCGCCAACGAGTGCTGGAGCTCACGTCCACGTCACACGCCGGCGGAATCTTCCCTCTGAAAAACATCATCTGATTTAGACTGCATTTTTTGTGTTGAGCATCACAGAAAGCAATATTAacatcaattaattttaattgtaggagaaaactggttaatttttaGCTTTTCTGCACAATTTCTAGGTTTATAATCTTCATTAGGATGTGATGTTTTCCCACATTATAGTTCATCAATTACTCATCAGTGCCtcataattatttaaagtatggtgcttcttttaattatttatgaaaacacaTATGTCATATGGCAGATGCCTCAAACTGTGAGATCAAAATAATAGTGTCAAAAGCAACCGTGCTTTCATATATACAACCGGCTGTGCATTAATTTGCGCATTAAATAATATCTTTGTGTAACTGTGTAATTTACTATGAGCTTAACAACCATTGTATAATACATTTGTTCATTCTGTTGCATGTAACGACAGAATTCAACATGCATTTTTAGgaacatttgatgcatttaacTCAATAATCAATGCTGAAAaagggggtttcatgaccctttaaaagtccatgattttatttaattcctCTCGCCTTCCGTATCCGATGTTAGCAGGTGCAAAGGTAATCATGGTCTCAAACAGGTTGTATTGCAGGTAGATGTTTGGATCAATCTCCAGCGGGAACTCCTGATTACAGGCTCCAGGAACTGgatctgcacacacacattacacatacacactgaaTGTACTGTATTACAGTCAATAGTCTGTTAATGAGAGTGTATGTGTTGCTAATGTTGGCATGCAAGTAAAGAGTTCATTCTCTAACCGGTGCTGGTGTATGGCAGAATCACACCAATTCCTGCTGCGCTGCTCCCGTCGGGGGTCTTCAGGAACCAGGAGACGGTGGTCTGACTCGGTGTCAAGTTGGATAACAGACCAGCATCTACTGCCGTGACCGAAAAACCATAAAGTGGGATCTGaccaatacacaaaacacacaacctaTGAATGGAcatctacacatacacacactcaagaGGGATAAAGGTCAGGTGGAGAATATTATGCAACAAATACAAGCAAAGTGCAACCATTCAAGCCCTGTCCTACATTCACTTGGTTTTACACCAGACTAGACCGCAACAGTCATTTTCTCCACAGGagtattgatttttaaaaataactaaaagataaattaaagaCGGGCCTACTGTGAGTTCTGAGGTAGTAGTATTATTATAGactagtattatttatatactactgcagtttttattaataattagactattttttaatttttgaatttgaattttatttttatacttttgcttttccttttcagttttgataaaaatttttatatgtgcttttgtcatttttattctttttttaactttacttttattaaatattactatttagatttgatttcttttaaattcaggtctaggttttatttatttccagtcagttattttagcacttggacttaaacttaaaaaattaactgaaataagtgtttatttatttaacttaacaacatttttaacaatttcttctttaGTTTTAACAGTATTTCCATTTCTTAATATCCATGTGAAAGAAATAGGAAAAATACTACCAGAACCAAGGCCTCTGAAAAAGAGGGCAGCACAATTGCTCTCTATAGACACAACATTCGTTTCGAACAGCACTTAATATTGACTCTGTGTCTGAACTGAGGTTTGTGTCAGAGCACTACAGCTGCATGAATGCGTggaggattgtgtgtgtgtgtgtgtgtgtgtgtagagagatcAGAACTTGTGATTAGACTCTCACCTGATTACTTGTTCGATCAACCCATGGAACTGGGTCAGCtgggggtatgtgtgtgtgtttctttcttgtgtacgtgtgtgtgtgtgtgtgtgtgtgtgtgtgtctttcacgcCTGTGCAAGCAGTACTGTGTGTGTGATCTCGTACCAGTGATAGAGAGAGTTGCACGCTGCTGTGCAAGCAGCGGGAATCTGCTGCTTGAACCGTCCCGTTCGTGGGACACTCACGTTCTTTCCCCGACCAGCGTGTATATGAACAGGATGAAGCAATATCTGATTCTTTTTTGCGATTATGATGTGTCTCAAAGGTTTGAAGACTGcaaccataaaaaaatttattcatgTATAGGACAACTGGAAACGTCCGCGGGAATCTGGGAAAAGAAGTCTCCTTCTGCTCACAAGCCTGCAAAAAACGAacctatttgaatatactttaaaaaaataatttattcctgtggcgCAGACACTCACGTTCAACATGGTCTAGATCATTTAGAAATCCTAAGAGATTAAGTGCacgaaacagttctgctgtcaatataacaataaaaggttacaagaactgcatttattcaaaataattctaataatatatatatttcaataatattttctgacttctttttttaatcaatttaaccatcctattaggatttttatttaatctcaaaAGTTAACTGACCCCTGAAGCTGTAATTgttaccattttctttttttctttttttttttttaccatcaaaaAAAAGTACACATGTGTGTGGTTATTAAGCAGCAGATGTTTTCCAACTATACATTCATCTATTAGAATGAACATGATAatatcctaaaaattcagctttgcatcacagaaataaatgataatttaaatactttaaaaactgaaaattgtaataatatatcacaatagaaCACTGTCTGTAAAGCAGGCTGTGATGAGAAAcaccaaaaacatgaaaaacttaaGTGGCTTTTGACAGTCATAGAAACACCAGTGAACACTTCAAATAAGGAAGTGGCTTTTGACAGTTGTGATTTGGTGTAGAAAGATGTTGGCTCATGGTTGCTCTGACTTCCTGCCCAACCATGAAATCTGACATGATAATTAAAGTCATCTGATTTCACAATGACTCACACCTGCTGTACAtcaaaactacactgtaaaaatcttGTTGTGTCCAAACCTGCAAGATGATGCCTTTACATGCAGTACACGGATGTAGGAAGGAATTTGTGTGTTTCCATTTTATGGCAACATTTCTAGCAATAATCTGCTAAACCactaaatatttccttttttttccctgtaaaacttgttctacatttttttttaattgtttaacaaaCAGTTTCAATGTTCCAGTTTTGATGTCTGCAGAGATCTTGAAGACTGAAATCACTTCCCCGCTCTggaacaatctctctctctttctccttcagGAATGTGGCAATAGTTTTTAAATTGCATCTCATGGATCGTTGCTCTGTATCAGCGCATCGTAAGCAGGAATgacaacaattaaattaaaagaggaaaaaacactgaatgaaaatACGTCACTGTTACAAAATACCAGACCGTTACAAAGAGGCACAAGATTACAACTGACCTTTACTTAAAGCGATCAGCCTCATTTAAATCAACAACATCTTCCCTGACAGACAGGAGATCATCAAATGCTCCAAACATCAGAAAAAGACAGAAGCGTTTTATTACAGATCTACTGTTTCCTTAACCCTATATAAAGCCTAtggtatcatatttaataaaaaactttaaggcctctaaattaacaGCATAATCAAAACCTGTTGCAATACATTCCTTTTTTTATCTTCTGATTGATAGTTTaaactttttagcaagtaaaatgtattttattataattttacgaATGTCCACCTTCACTGTCTTTTTGTTGTCAAATctgatttttatcaagtaaacGTAAAAATTACTTTGATAtcgttagtaatatttcaagatcaaCACTTACTAGACTGAAGCAGCTTAGATTTACTTAATTGTCCggacatctttttattttattttattttttagaaaaatcatgttaaaatgtgagtctCAAATacgatcatcaggcttttgaggaacgtttatttgttcatctctcaatcagcatTGTACTggattgcattatatatttaaactaagcatttaaatgtcatcttactaagacatattattgaaATTATAGAGTGacatctgatatttatataatgttaataatctACTATATTGAGCCATGAAAGCCTGATGTACCAAATATGatgcaaaatgtaaaacacatatgcaaacgtcttttatattttgtctaaaggttctgttacattttattttgttgcatggTTAAGAAGACCATCACTGGGGTTTAGTGAGCAAATCTGCTCAGCTGATGCTCTCATACATGAGTTTAGTCTAGTTCCTGAAGAATACAGACAGTAAACCGATGTAAGAGACATGAATACACCTCAGACAAACGAATTAGTTATTGCAGTATCATAAAGAAATAATAGGGTGAATTTAGAGGGAGGTTTGCGTTGAAATAATATGACATTGAAACTGAAAACACCCTGGTTAGTTATAAAATCATATAGTTATAGATCAGctttattaaatcaatatcaatTCAATATTCAGGTGTCGGTAAATTATGTCAGCTGTCTCGTAATCCAACCAAATGTCATGATGTTACATGCCTGCGTTTGCATCAGTgttgatgaagatgttttgttttgttttgtttacttacTCTCATCCTGCGCGCGCAGGGAACTGACCCACGACAAGACGAGCAAAACCAAATATTCTCTCTTCAGTGGCATTTTCCCGGATCAGTCCAGTCCATAAACACGCTCTAGCAGCAgcgatcagatttgagactcatGCTGAAGCTTCTCGTTTAGCCTCCGGAAGTGTCACTCGCTGCTGGAGCGCGCTGCAGTGCAACAACTTTTTTTGCGTGTAGTAACGTGCAGTACGCAGGCGCGACTGTATGCCGTCACGTGATGACGCTTTGAGCGCGCTCGGCGGAAACGGAAACGGCCAAGAAGAGCCAACATGGCGGACAGGCTAACGCAGCTTCAGGATGCTGTTAACTCCGTAAGactcatttaaatgttaattgtattACTTATAAGCCGCAGAACAGGTCAGACGTGTGCAAATCATATGTATTCAGCCATGTGTTACACGAAGTCGCATTATTTGTGTAAGAAGTTACATTAATGTACTGTAGTGTAAAAAGGTGTTAGCATAGCATGCAgttgtgaataaacaaaaaattaaagtttgcgCATTCATCTAAATAGAAAGAAGCTGAgactgtatttaaataaatatatgttattttaaataggaaGTTGAAGTCAAACTGCTGCTTCAAGAAATTTAAATCGCGGTCAGCacatacttaaaaaattaaatgtattttttttatttatttgtgacatATACCacaatattgtgttatattatgtacccttgtttttacatattttataaataaatatatactttaatttttttatgacatacaatattgttttataaGTGTTAAATTATGTACtcttgtttttacatatttaagaaataaatatgtaaaataatgtagtttttattaaaatttttgttgtgACATATACcacaataatgttttatattatgtactcttgtttttacattaaaaaataattaaaaggagTTTACGacgcattattttttaatattagaacTGAAttctttttatcatgtttaaAGAGCAAAGACAAGTCCAACAAACTGAATGCAAAGTTGGTTTGTTATATTGggttgcatgcatgcatgcactgtGTGTTTGATATATTGCTCtgatgggtgtgtttgtgtgttttagctgGCTGATCAGTTCTGTAATGCGATTGGAGTTCTGCAGCAGTGCGCACCACCTGCCTCCTTCAGCAACATCCAGACTGCCATCAACAAAGATCAGCCCTCCAACCCCACAGAAGGTGCACAGATCTGTACCACACATCAGTTTACAGCAGTGCTGTGTTGTTGTTTGACTGACATGATTTAATGTGTTCTTCTAGAATACGCTCAGCTGTTTGCAGCACTGATAGCAAGAACAGCAAAAGATGTCGATGTGCTGATCGACTCTCTGCCCAGTGAAGAATCTACTGCCGCACTGCAGGTACGTTTATACACAGACAGTGTGACTGGCTGCTTGACGTGTATATTTATCCAAGccaacagtattttaaaatatgggtGGCACTTCTGTATTTGTGAAGTGGCACTCAGAAGATCTGaaagaaataatttcaaataataaggTTACGctacaatttatatttaactgtatacaaattatatttaatttcagctagttgcctaGCTTTAGTGTGCTAAAACAactattagggctgtgcaaaaaatcgaatgcgattttcatgcgcatctcctcagtaaaggcgctcctgtgattagtagtatatctccagcacgtgcgttcagatcagggttgccaggttttcaaaacaaaacctgcccagttgcttctcaaaactagtccaataaCGTTTCGTTCCAGACGATAAAAATACAcggtttttggcagggttgccttggtaatattcacattttaggggctaaatatcacgttattggtataggggtcacttcaacccgcgaaaatgaaaaacagccacagacttggcaacactggttggcatttactacacagagccgtaattcactgacaatctacacaaaatcgattttaaaatcacaggcgattctttgtcgattttaaaagcgattttgtgtagcttgtcggtggactacggctctgtgtagtaaatgccgctccacctgaaccagtgttgccaagtctgcggttgtttttcatgtccgcgggttgaagctaccccaataccaataacgtgatatttagcccctaaaatgtgaattttaccaaggcaaccctgccaaaaaaacatatattttaaccccgggatgcaatttgtATCGGGGAACCTcgtggaaacgcgattgggctagttttggactagttttgagaagcaactgggcaggatttgttgtgaaaacctggcaatcctgatcttaacgcacatgcttgagatatactactaatcacaggagcgtctttactgatgagatgcgtatgaaaatcgcattcgagttttttgcacagccctaataactaaaaatactaatgaaactaaaaaaactaaatatgacacatttgttgtacacacacacaaacaaaaataaatagaattttagaaaatgaatttatataaattagtgtatatatttttatattttacatatatagtttatattatgtagagattaatgtaaatgtatgtgaattttagaaataatttttattattaaattatttattattattataatcaattaacaaaacaaactatAATATGTAgagattaatgtaaatgtatgtgaattttagaaattattattaaattatttattattattattatttattaataaaattattttgaagcaATGAACTTCTCATACTATGAAGCAAATGCAAGCAAATCCACTCAATGATTTTATAACATAAAACGTATCAGCACTGAATTCAGCATGTGTTTTTGGGGATTTTTACCTCCCATATATATCCCTATATTTCAccgtaaattatttaaattgcacTTCTGTCTTTGTGCTTACTGTATTATATGTTATGTGAGTACAGAGCCAAttacagttaaagggttagttcaaccagaaatgaaaattagccccttcaccctcaaggcatcctaggtgtatatgactttcttctttcagacttcttttttatattaaaaattatccgTGCTCTTCTAAGCGTTAgaatttttaaagttataaacaCTTAATTGATAAACCCTTTTAAACACcctaatttaaattagattgtctaatttcaaaattctttgtttggatcatgattaaaattcagtggttgcctctaatttttaaatggaaagagcacaggcaaagcctttgtttatatgaagagatttcttttcagttgtattatttatttgtttttgtttgttttttttagttttgttatttgacacttcacaaagaaatgtgcagaactttgtctgagaaataataaaatgacacctTTTTATCCCTACAATAAAGCCTAATTTTATATGTTTTCTATTCTGTTATTGAATTTGTTTCACAGGCTGCTAGTCTGAGGCAGCTGGAAGAGGAGAACCAGGAAGCTGCGGCCCGTCTGGAGGAAGTAGTTTACAGAGGAGACATGCTGCTGGAGAAGATCCAGTCAGCTCTAGCAGACATCGCCCAATCACAGCTGCGCACACGCAGCGGAGCCCCGAGTCAGCCGACACCGCCAGAGTCATGACAGCGACTGACCCCAACCACACATGGACTATATCGTCTGTACACAGCAGGGATTTTATACTCATCCTTCATGGATCGCAGGAGATCTTgtgttaaatgtacagtttatttCTGGACTGAGGAATGATTCTGATTTCATTCTGTAAGTGCCCACTGTTTCCCATCGCATGTCTTGTTTATATGACCTCTGATGTCGTTTTCAACCTGATAACCGTAAATGTTCAGCATCCATCAGACAGTCACCATCCGGGTAAGTTGGTCTTTGTATATTTAAGGATGTTTTTTCATGCCAGGATCATGCggtgttcattttattttgaataaaatgttgtcattgtgtttaacaatttaaaaaagtgcTTGTTATTCTTTGCAAATTGAATCGTGAAGGTTGTTATTTGTCTCATGC comes from the Cyprinus carpio isolate SPL01 chromosome B4, ASM1834038v1, whole genome shotgun sequence genome and includes:
- the LOC109092365 gene encoding transmembrane 7 superfamily member 3-like → MPLKREYLVLLVLSWVSSLRAQDEIFKPLRHIIIAKKNQILLHPVHIHAGRGKNYCLHRRERHTHTHTHTHTYTRKKHTHIPPADPVPWVDRTSNQIPLYGFSVTAVDAGLLSNLTPSQTTVSWFLKTPDGSSAAGIGVILPYTSTDPVPGACNQEFPLEIDPNIYLQYNLFETMITFAPANIGYGRGKIPPACDVDVSSSTRWRLVYEVYQYFLPEGDLSEQSLISSLERVANVQNVQDNSRKVMSLTSHDRTQFSFSSLPGQGVIFSVIVRDPVLNTSASYIPVHTYACSFSSTLDGCSDLGRVSTKVFFTVIGLAGLFVCFVGHRFFKCELFCMGFGFTAFVFFVVITITTPLKYNIRLALTALMGVVGGVVMVMSWWRFGSVMACVCVVGLILGFLISSIVFFTPLGDIPIFHDDLVFWVVFACIMMFVPLFFIRWPREGNIIACGVVGAYTVVLAVNAYTYTSLSYITLDVLKRLLNHNFSRAFISVPLQDIDFILITLWVVLGISGIVVQLYREKSRSFFPPSPYVMWKQERERRKTNVLDPSHHKPSLSARILGRIRQLTQRAEPAGETTPLLL
- the LOC109092366 gene encoding mediator of RNA polymerase II transcription subunit 21, yielding MADRLTQLQDAVNSLADQFCNAIGVLQQCAPPASFSNIQTAINKDQPSNPTEEYAQLFAALIARTAKDVDVLIDSLPSEESTAALQAASLRQLEEENQEAAARLEEVVYRGDMLLEKIQSALADIAQSQLRTRSGAPSQPTPPES